From Pseudomonas sp. stari2, a single genomic window includes:
- the nirD gene encoding nitrite reductase small subunit NirD, with translation MNWLDICALEEINALGSRIIAGPKGDIAIFRTSDDEVFALDDRCPHKGGPLSQGLIYGKRVACPLHNWQIDLQSGEAQAPDVGCAHHHPARVENGRVQLALRDAV, from the coding sequence ATGAACTGGCTCGATATCTGTGCCCTGGAAGAGATCAACGCCCTCGGTTCGCGGATCATCGCCGGGCCCAAAGGTGACATTGCGATCTTTCGCACAAGCGATGACGAAGTTTTCGCACTCGACGACCGCTGCCCGCACAAGGGCGGCCCGTTGTCCCAGGGCCTGATCTACGGCAAGCGCGTGGCCTGCCCGCTGCACAACTGGCAGATCGACCTGCAATCCGGCGAAGCCCAGGCACCGGACGTTGGTTGCGCGCACCATCACCCGGCCCGGGTCGAAAACGGACGCGTGCAACTGGCCCTGCGGGACGCCGTCTGA